From the Daucus carota subsp. sativus chromosome 8, DH1 v3.0, whole genome shotgun sequence genome, one window contains:
- the LOC108199410 gene encoding UBP1-associated protein 2C: protein MDLSKKRKTDENGGVFTESPPQNTHQLSPEDIKKILEPFTKEQLLEIVQSSITRDPLTLSAVRTIADNDPAQRKLFIRGLGWETSTEKLQAVFSGFGEVAEAIVITDKNSGKSKGYGFVTFKHIDGAVLALREPNKKIDGRVTVTQLAASGVGGGNVGGVDVSMRKIYVGNIPFEISSERLLGVFEGFGEIEEGPLGFDKQSGKAKGFAFFVYKTEEGARNSLAEPMKVIDGFQVNCKYATDGKKPRPGENVGQPGGGNPGYGYQGGVGQFGGPGQYGGFGGGMQVQQGGHQGPMVNSGPGFGNQGPGQGVYSSHVGGGYGGNGQQFGTGLLQPGEYGGGSNNMGTGSGYRMPPSSGGVPPIGGYQDGGSYGLPSTGYGQPQLPQQSGPRGPPGGMYQGVPPHYY from the coding sequence ATGGATCTCTCCAAGAAGCGCAAGACCGATGAAAACGGCGGCGTGTTCACCGAAAGCCCACCGCAAAACACCCACCAATTATCTCCAGAAGACATTAAAAAGATTCTCGAGCCCTTTACAAAAGAGCAGCTTCTGGAAATCGTGCAATCGTCGATTACTCGCGACCCTTTAACGCTCTCGGCTGTCCGGACCATTGCGGACAATGACCCGGCTCAGCGGAAGCTTTTTATAAGAGGGCTTGGTTGGGAGACTAGTACTGAGAAGCTACAAGCTgtgttttcgggtttcggagaAGTGGCGGAGGCGATTGTGATCACTGATAAGAATAGTGGGAAGAGTAAGGGATATGGGTTTGTTACGTTTAAGCATATTGATGGGGCGGTGCTTGCTTTGAGGGAGCCGAATAAGAAGATTGATGGGAGGGTTACGGTGACTCAGCTTGCGGCGAGTGGTGTGGGAGGAGGCAATGTGGGTGGTGTGGATGTGAGTATGAGGAAGATTTATGTGGGGAATATTCCGTTTGAGATTAGTAGTGAGAGATTGTTGGGTGTTTTTGAGGGGTTTGGAGAAATAGAGGAGGGACCCTTAGGGTTTGATAAGCAGAGTGGGAAGGCCAAGGGGTTTGCGTTTTTTGTGTATAAGACGGAAGAAGGGGCGAGGAATTCGTTGGCTGAACCGATGAAGGTGATTGATGGGTTTCAGGTGAATTGTAAGTATGCGACGGATGGGAAGAAGCCGAGGCCAGGGGAGAATGTGGGGCAGCCGGGTGGGGGTAATCCGGGGTATGGGTATCAAGGTGGGGTTGGCCAGTTTGGTGGACCGGGTCAGTATGGCGGGTTTGGTGGTGGAATGCAGGTTCAACAAGGTGGGCATCAGGGACCGATGGTGAATTCGGGTCCGGGGTTTGGTAATCAAGGACCAGGGCAGGGGGTTTATAGTAGTCATGTAGGCGGTGGTTATGGTGGGAATGGGCAACAGTTTGGGACTGGTTTGTTGCAGCCTGGGGAGTACGGCGGTGGATCGAATAATATGGGAACTGGGTCTGGTTATAGAATGCCACCAAGTTCTGGTGGAGTGCCACCAATTGGGGGATACCAGGATGGTGGGAGTTATGGATTGCCATCAACTGGTTATGGCCAACCACAACTGCCTCAGCAGTCGGGACCAAGGGGTCCACCTGGTGGGATGTACCAGGGAGTGCCTCCTCATTACTACTGA